The Haliotis asinina isolate JCU_RB_2024 chromosome 2, JCU_Hal_asi_v2, whole genome shotgun sequence genomic interval ATTGATTGACAAAATATTACTTATTAGCAGTGCTAAATATGAAATAGCCCATGGGGACAACGTATTTGTTGCATTACTACCTGCCACTGTTCACAGACCTGTGTACACGAACCAATGGtctttatactatacatatcaACCGATTGATTGACTTGGCGGAAGGTTCACAAGACAACCATTTGTTGTCCGGTGTTGTCCGGTTTTGTCTTTCAGAATAACTCTCGTTCTCACCCGACGCAGATCCGCAATACTCACTCCCAGCAACCCATACCCGTGACGATgagagttagaattgatcttcagcacctcatgtttgtcataagactAACCGGATCGGATGGGCCGTCTCCCTGACTTGTCacgttgacacgtgtcatcgcatcccagttgcgtagatcgacgtttatgctgttaatcactgaattgtctggttcatacTCAAACATTTACATACCACACTTATACAGCTTGACTATTGCCGAGTACggcgttagacaacaaacacacaaataaatgAGGGAAATCGGAATGAATCTGTATGTAGTTAGAGATTTTAAGTACGCCTCACTTGAATTAACGCATTTTAATTTGATTTTGTATGCTTTACCAGAACGCTTACTTCGCGCctaatattttcattatctgTGACGGATGCCACGTGTGTAGCACGATTCGTCCATGGATATGCAAAGGACTTGGCCTTTGTACAGATTGCGGCACCTCTCTGCCCGCAGGAGATAAATACGTCCTTACATTCGATATTTTGTATCATGACATTAGGTAAAGCACGTGATTTGGTCTTGTTAATTTTGTGTCACGCTCTGTGACACTTGATTGTGTTCGACTAGTTCGGATCCGATTTCTTCCCCACCGCTTTGATAGACCTAGAGTAAtacgctcgctcactcactcactcatccactcaacAACTCAACTCGAAAGTAGTTTGGATAGCGTCAACGATTCAAATAGTTATACTAACGCGACATTGAAATGCACCGGTCTTTACCTCCTAATGTAGTCACCACAGCTACTGCTTGTATAAACAACGTTttaaacatcaaaacatcacaATAAATATCAACATGACAGAAATGTACTAACCACTGTCAATCAAGTAAGAAGATGTGACTTATGAGAATAACCTTCATCTCTAACAAAGAAGTAAGTTTGCCATATGCCCGTTGATTTCATCATGTTTCACTTGAAATTTTTCAGTTGAAAATTTGTTCGTTTAGCAATATAGTATTGAAACAGAACACTGTTTGGTTAAATTGTTTtgattaaaattttgaaaaattaatAAAGACCTTTCCATAATACACAAATGTTGCTGGCATTTTGTTTATGACAAATAAAGACACATATTTACGTTTCATATGTGGTCGGTTTCATGTGATtcctatccatctttgaccaatATTTCACACAATATTACCTAACAACAACTTCCCTTTTCAGAGACTGTTGCATGAATAGGGTGTTGAAAACGACCAATTTAAATTGAACAACAATTCTTTCAATTTCCAATTTAACAAAATGATAAGTAAAATACAAATAGATTGTTTGGATcatttaaaactgaaattatgagaaatattatatattttcttattGAAACCATGCAAAAGTGATGTTTATATTCTATACGCAAAATATATGGAATCACTAAGTGTGTATATGATATGTTGAATAGACACCGTCAAATTTACAATGTAACAAGTCAGGTTAGCTGCTAAGATTTCTACACAGAGGGGAATACATATGGCGAGACTGGAGTATCAATGATTCTTTAAAGGCTACAGACGCAGGCTTCCAGCATATCTGTTATACTGTTTGTAGACCGGAAGTGAAGTTGATAACGTACAGCTGGTCTTGTTCCGGCCTATACCAACACAGATATGTTCAGTAGTATTGTCATGAGCCATTTACTCCCACGATGTACAGCCTTCACTGACAGGAGCCGCCATTCATAGCCCTCGTTACACAATCACCAATAGAAGCATATGAttgaaataatacataaaaaagtATGTTGATCACTTTTACACATTTACGGAAATCTTTGTTCATTCACTGTTTACAAAAAGATGACAAATCAGGGAAATTCCATTTCTAGCTAAGAGACATAACACGGTTGCCAGGCAGTTATGTGGTGGACACACTTGTAATGTTGCTGCAGGTGAGATCCATATATCAATTGGAGCGCAAGTAAAATGCCTGATCGCTTTGAACGTTAATATTCCTACTGTCGGTGAACCAACCGGTATTACCCATGTCCAGCGAAGACGTTGATATTCCAATTCATTTATTCCTTAATTCATTATTTCATCAATTTAATGTAACCATTCTATATATGTGCATTTGACAAGTCCTCTTGCAAAGGGGATCGGGATTGCCCAGTCATCTGAGGCTCCGCAATTCGTCGTTCAGCGTTGTGTCCACTGGAGGAAGTACTATTATCACGCTCGTGCGAGTCCCGAGTTCTTATGTTTCTAGATTTGTAATCATACGTTATATTGCTCCAACATTGAGGTGACACGCTGTGACATCACAGGAATTCGTATTCTTGAAATACAGGGTTAAATTCACATCTCTGCTATTTAAAGTAGGCTTATCATTTCGACTCTCGATACGTTTCAACAGTATGTGGGTGTATGTCTAAAGGTATTCGGCATGCTATTGTGCTTTTGTTATGCAATTGGAAGTGCTTGCTGACGGATGCAGTGAGGTGTTTTGGAGTTTGTGAAAACAGCGGATATGCACTGAGACTCCTCTGCGCATGTCACAAGACAGTCCTCCACAAACTCCAGATGCTCGCTCATGTAAGGCCAGGACGAAACAGTGCCTCGTGAGAACAGAATCTCTCCGTGAGCTGCAACAGATAAACACATATCTGCATGACGTATAACGGCGAAAACACGTGTCAGTTCACCATGGCAAACAAACCGTACAGAGGTACAATATGTCCATATCCACTGAACATGCATTCAACACATGACATCTGTCAACGTCGTCTCAGTTAAAAAGTCCCGTAATGTCATTTGTAAGAATCGGGTATTTAGTGGTGATAAAGGTTATTCTCCGAGACCAAAGAACACGTTTACCCACTAGGTTACCCTTCCACCCTGAAAAGATTTGACTGTACCACTGAAGGTCATAAATGTATCACTGAAGATTATAGATGTATCACTGAAGTTCATAGATGTATCAATGAAGATCACAGATGTATCACTGAAGATCACGGATGTATCATTGAAGATTATAGAGGTATCAATGAAGATCATAGATGACACATTAATGCAAAATTCATCTTAACGTCGCGTCGTTACAATCTACAAACATTCGTATGCTCGGGGTAAATTTCAATACTTACGACCCTTTTCTGCATTCTTATAAAATGGTTCAATGTTGAGGAGCATGGTTGTGCTTGGGGCGTCGGGCTTGATGATTTTAcctaaagaaagaaaacaatcatATGTTGTTAACTTAACACACACTCAGTCAAAGCAGCTACGCATATTtacctgtttttgttgtttgttgttgcttttttgGGGAAACTGGAAAGGGTATATTATCAAAACGTGAATCTGTCCTCCACAACCTGCATCTGGAATAATATTTTACACCTTTGAAAATATCATATCGTCTACTTATTCATATTGTTATTGGCAATTCTACTCTtagcaaacaaaataaatgttgaCGTGTTAGGCGAACATACAGGGGTTCATGTTTTTCATACGTGACTGATGTGTACAGATACTGTTCAGATACTGTTCAGATACTGTTCAAATGCTGTTGCTATTATTTTTCTTATTGCGCAAGTTCCAGAACAAGACGTTCCAAACATGACCAAATGCAGATATTGTATAATGTCCAGCAAAAATAATGTTAAGGCATTACGTAACTAATGCAATACAGTAACGGTGCATTATCTTATGTTATGCTATTATCTAATACAAAAGGATAATAACATTATTCGTGGTGTTTTGTGTAATCATTGTTTAACTGTGGACAGGACAATACAGACATCTGACACAGATTTGACACAGTATGACACTATACACGGCCTTAAAGAAACGTGGTGTCTAAAGTCAGTTCACAAAACCAGCATTGTGTGACCAGCATTGGCGCTGAAGCAGGCTTGACAACGACGACATACTGACGACACTAAGCGATCTGAAGAAAGCTTGTGGAATAATGTCCCATGTCTGAACCAACACTTGTCCCAATTCCTCTAACACCAATGGACGATTCTGGACTTGATGTAAACGTCGCTTCATTTCATCGCAAGCGTGCTCGATTGAGGACAGAGTTACGCCTCTGTCTGTGAAAGAACGGCTGCACATGAGGCCCAGTGATTACATTACTGTGTCGCAGTCACATTGCCATTGACAATTACAAGTTGTGTGTGACCATAAGATGTGATGAACCCCTAAACCATATCGCTCTCACCGCCAAACTGCCAACGTTGAACAACGCACACGTCCGCATATCGTTTACCTTGCCCTTCCATCTGAGCTGTCCAGATTAAATCTCGACTCGTCACACCAGGCAAGACGTACCTGTCGGTGACGTAGGACGCATTGCAGACCGTCGGGGCTGGATACTTTGCTCACTCAGTCGGTTTCACAAAGTCCTGGAACTGACTGACATAAACCAGGAATGGTCAGGGCACAGAGCAAACCATCAGTCTCAAACCGATTCCTTCCATGGGTCTAATGTGGTTGTCTTGCTGACGTAACATCACGTGGGATCATGCTTCGATGGACAGCAAGATGTTTGGCCACATGTAGCATTGTTTGGCATTTGGCATTGATTTCACTTTGATACGACATATGCCACGTTTCTTTCGATAATATATCTGTATTGAAACTGACACAGACATACGTCTTTATTTATATTGTAGTTTCttcaaagcaaaacatgctgtgtttactctgtgtatgtgtgagatATCTTCCTCGGACCAACACATTCTTAAAGAAAGTAACAACACAAGATGACAGTGGATGATGTGGATCTTTGGATATGGATATGAAAATAACTATACTACTATCCTCTTCATTCTTTTACAGTGCCACCAATATTACAAGATAAAGTGTCGGTTTtaacaacattcaatttcaatttgGTTATAAAAATAATCAAACGTGTGCTAACAAACGACCCAATAAATCCATACCTATTTCATCCGAGGCTGCTGTCAACTGAAGTACTCTCACTTCAATTCAAGGAAGTGGATTTATGTTTGTAATAGAGTGAAAATGGCGTGAAACTAGGCAGGTAGATGCCTTTTTAACAGGTTTAACCTTTGAATAATTGACAAAACATCTGGTGATGGACCATGTTCAATTCTCGTCAGAAtaacataacactgaaacattGGACCAGGAAAAAGAAcaatgtattttcagttttacaaAGAGACAGTAAAATCTCTTATAAATATGGAAATGGTTGTGGCGCTCTGAGGTATGAAATGTTGTGAATATACTTCATGCACATTCTTCAGCATATTTACCACTTTCTGGAACTCATTATTAAATAAACGAACAATGAACAATGAACAAGAACAGCACTGTATGGCAAGGTAGCCCTCTATCGCCAGCCTAGATGTAAACAAGAGTGGAATAAGAATGATGTATCTATATGTTTGGTATAAGTTGTAAATTTGCATTACGTGACTGCGTAACAGCGCTATGTTACATAATGCAACACCTTCTATTTTAAGGAGTAATTTGAGTGCATGTCATTCATGTCTTCACACACACAAGTCGCGTTACGTTCCTTTCCAGGATATAAATTCAAGGCATTAGGAGAGTCGTCAAAACTAGATCGATATAACAATATTTAGTTATTCATCATTTTCCCATTGTGTACTACACGAAAAAGAAACCCACCAATCGATTGTATTTACCCAGGCTATTGGTTTGTTATCTACTATCGGATTTTGTGTTGGGGCTGTGACTTTTTTAAGTTTAGCCACCATAACTATTCACCTCTGCCAGTTATTGAGTGCACTGTCAACAACTATGTCAGTAGACAGGAGGTCGAATGGAATCTCCTCAGCATTGTAAAATCAGGAGAGAATTATTAATGTCACTTTCTCTGTTCTGTGGAAGCACGGGGTTTCATTCTTACTCCTTCACTAGATGAATGCCTGACGCAAGATTCACGGAAGATTCACCacttgatgaaggagtaagaacaTACTCCAAAACGTCGTGCTGACGTCCATACATTCTTGCCTCAATATGTATCCATTCTATATGCCGTTCAAGCACTGTATTGTGTATATTGTTCTCACCGGCTGAGTACACTAGACGGTAAATACATGGCCAAGCAAATTTTGGGCTTTTCCTGCATCTAAGTGCATTGTCGAGTTCACCTTCATCAGTCTTATCGCCAACATCGACAACATTTTTGGTATATAAACAAACGTATGAGACGCTCATTGGTTTAGAACTTGGGAATTCTACTTTATGAAATTCAATGTTGCGCAAATGACAAGTGTTGTCACAAAATTATTTTGAGGGGGGTTCCCTGTTTCGATGATTACCCGTCGCTTGCCCTGTGCACTACACTGGCATCCCTTGCACTTCTAGGAATATCTCGGTAGGGGTCAGGATGTTCGGCatgtcgagcgaacgctttaatcaccaaGCTCCAAAACTGATGTATGCCATTTATGTGATACACAGTGCAGGGGTCTAGTGGCGTCATCTTTAATGGAGATTAGAATGGTGTCGTTTCTACTGGAGAGTCTAATGCAGTCATCTCTAATGTATAGTCTAAGGCTGCAAACTCTCTAATAGAACAGTGCCATCTTAAATGCAGATTCTCGTGGTGCTGCTTTGGTAGCATTAATTATAACCATATTCCTACATCTTCCAATGATGTGTCCATAGTCATCCGAAATTGTGAGGTTGTTTTCTCGTAAACTAGCTTCACAATTTCGGGTAAAATTTCGTTATTTCCTAAACAATCAGCCAATTAGAGGTCACGGCCTTTCCCAGCTTTTGAAACCAATGAAATGACGCCTTAGAATCCGACATCAGCCGCTCATTTTCAAACGTTTACCCCACAGATTTTATGGAACTGGACGTGTAATCTTCGCGAGGATCTTAAGTAGTgcaaaaaacatttcaatgtcaatCTCACGATCAGTTTTAATACATGTCCTATTCCAATGTCCGATGCAATTCCTAGATTTGGTACACCTATTTTGTGTTTGACACAGCAGGGGTACATACCGACGCCAGACGAAACACACTAAAAGGCATTGGGATAATATGAAACTGTGAACACAATTTGATATGACATTACATTAACATGTAGGGCGATCGGGTGCACACTTTTGCATCTTTGCCAAGGCCCATTAGAGTTCTTTGTTCAAAATTTACTAACAATACTCGCTTTATTCATTTACCATTAACTCAACGTACACATATCTTTCGGTGCGTTTCAGAAATTTTATTGATGGGTGAAAATGATGGGTAGAATGTGACACTGAGATATGTGCTGAGTTGGTGTCTATAGCCTCTTTACAATACAGTATACCAGCGACCGCCAAAGCAAAATAAATCTGGTCATAATGTGGTCATGAGGGGTTTGTTggctttggggttttttttgtcgcTATTGTCTTGTGTTATTCATTTTTCGGTGTTAAAAGGGATGTGGGGgtcttgttttcatttatttatttatttatttatttatttatttatttatttatttatttatttatcatgtgCAATCAGTTGGGGTTCTTGCTTTccttgtatttatttatttatttattcatttatcatGTGCAATCACTTATAATGTGATGAATAATGAAACATGTGTGTTGTCCGCTAAGGTCTATGGCGTTAACAGTGTCAACTATGCAGACGTTGTAGTCGGCGAGCTTCAGAAAAGAACGTTTACTATGCAGGCTGGTACAAAAAAATTTTTTCAATTATTCAGTATTTTCCGTAGCTACGGTGGACATTACCGGAGTGTAGTGGGGCAACTAGGATGTTAAGATGTTAAATATTCATTCGCTATGCGGGCGTCGTTGGTTTAATAACTAATACAGGTACTTTTTTATGGTCTTCAAAACGTATTCACTCCAGTATGTGTAAGCTATCAGTGAATCCAAATCACCTGGGAGTTTTTGTCGAAAAACATTTACCCCACAAAAACTTAATTATGCTTCAGAAATAGAAACCTGACGAAAGATTTCTTTTTACTGAAGAATTATTAACATTCCAGTTTTAGCACCCACCCCTGATACAGTGTCTAAGGCTAAAGTGATAATATGAGTTGCGATAGAGCTGATGGACATACGTTTCCTAGTATCCTAGTATATAACTTGCACTCGTTCCTGCTTTCGTTTGACAGTGATATATAACAAGAACTACTACAAGCTCTTGTTTGGCAACGCTACATAGCAAGACCCGTCTCAGGTTCTTGATTGCAAACTGTGAAAGGTCGATATGGAAATTACCCCAAAATATTATAGACGTTACCATCCAAGACAGTCTCTTGGCCTCACGGATAGACTTGAAAGTGAACGTCTATATTACTATAACAGTTCCTGTCTCATATATTTGTTGTCAAATACAACATGTCTGACCAATCATTTCAACTGCTTTTGTATATGGTAAtatcatttccaataaaagtcgGGTCAtttcaatgctcttgcgacAAGTTGACAACCTTAAACTGTagtcatgcctagacttactgaggctcagcgcaacaatgtgattggtcatttggagaCTGGGGAGTCTCagcgattgcaaggcaactgaatgtggCACAAAGTTTCATAGCAAGACTTTAGCATCGCTACCAGGTCAGGTCAACCCCGTGTGACCACGCCCGCTCAGGACAGATGTATTCGGCTTCGGCAATTTGCGGGACAGGTTCACCACACTATCCttcacaacatcggtagtgccaggactcacaacaatttctgatcagactgtgaggaaccgcttacgtgaggctggtattGCGAGGACCTGTTCTTACACGTCAACATTAACAACAACacagacagtggtgtcgccaacatctcccacGTCCATGGCAAATGTGGAGAACTGTTATCGAGAacgtgtatatcgacgtcgtaacgaacgctacgCTGCAAATTGTAGTGGACAGATTTTCGgccacagacgttacctgctctttttgtggccttgagggaagagtaccaactcattcccaggtACTTCTtccggaatctggtccagtctatgccaagcaaccattgatgctaatggtaGCCACACAAGATGCGACCTGCggccttgaccttggaacacttgtcttatgtgacgtacagtttcttgcagcatttgACTGGTAATTTTCATTCAGGTTTTAGTGAACCTTAAGCGTGTAAATTGCTAACAAATTTCAGCTATGCCTTTCTTTTATATATTGcccaatatattatatatattggtAGGGATCACTAATACGGACTGGAAACCATGGTGAGAATTCAGACACATCATTGCGTTAGAAAATAAAGTAGCCTCATGCGGAACTGTTTTTGTCTTAAGCACATGTAATGTACACACAAAGAACTAAGTTATGCTACCCCTGACATATCTCATGATTGTACAGGGATCCTCCTGTACAGAACCTGGCCCAATTCGAAGCTGTTTTACTTGAGGAACGGTTTAGGCTGCTTTGtcagaggatcaggaggctgacgGTGGCTATGAGGATTAGTGTGCTGGCTGACAGATGGAGGCTACACTCGATATTGACGTTGGATCGTGTAAGACacgcaaaatgacattttgaatgttcataTTCGCCAATAAATTCGACATTAAACGTTCCAGTGACTACTTGTAAAGACAATGTCTTGTATATaactgagtgtgtgtgtttaaaaAAGGACAATTATCATAAACTGTACATGGATTCCGATCATTTTGTCGTTTTGTATGAATCAATGGATCATACGGGTCAGAAAAATTCACGTTTTTCCATCGTATTCCCCACGAGAAGTTTTAGGTACGtgttgaaaaaaacattcatttcaaaattacAGGGGTGCTTCATTATGTTCTTTGTGTATATGATCACCTTGGCAGATAAATGCTCTCCTCTTGCCGCAGGTGTCCAGATCCCACTTGTAGTTCTTGGCAGATGTAGTGGTCAGTATAGCCCCACAAGACATACTTGGGTCAACACTGCTGGGTGGAGAACCGTCAGCCCAGCTTGCCCAGGTTGGAGAGGAGCCATCTTCCCACTGGAACTTACTCAAGTCCGGTGTACCGCTCCCTACAAAGCGTAGACCTATCCACAAGCCTCTGGCTACACCGCTGAAAGTGTATCGATATGGCGATCTCAGCAAGAATGTTTGAATGAATTTCAGATGTACTTCCTGGTGTATGACATGGATGAGTGAGTAGCAGATATATCTCACATTATGTTTGAgggttgtaaatgaataaatCTGTCATTTTTCTTGTTCACACGTGCCGTTAAGTTATTGTGAACTTTTGTCTGATACGCCTGAATGAGTGCCCGATGTAATCCCTATTGTATGACATGGTGAGCGACTGACAGATATAACTCTTTGTTATGACATAGGTGAATGTGTGCCAGATATGATTCATATTCCGTGACATTTGAGTGAGTGGCAGTTATAATGAATACTGTATTCCATGGGTCGGCGAGTGACCGAAGTAATTCAGTCGTGTGAATGAAA includes:
- the LOC137273027 gene encoding uncharacterized protein; translation: MLEWFLLGCVLNYGGTVQGAPDDYVYVYGFATWQQASDSCAHFGMNLLSIANETIFAEAKLYLTGTHGPGGVARGLWIGLRFVGSGTPDLSKFQWEDGSSPTWASWADGSPPSSVDPSMSCGAILTTTSAKNYKWDLDTCGKRRAFICQGKIIKPDAPSTTMLLNIEPFYKNAEKGPHGEILFSRGTVSSWPYMSEHLEFVEDCLVTCAEESQCISAVFTNSKTPHCIRQQALPIA